The window GACGCGCTTCGCGCGGCTGCGTCGGTCTTGATGATCTCGAAGGCCGGGCGGATGGTCGCGGCGGTGGAGTGCACCGAACCGGAGACCATGCCGTCGGCCAGGCCGCGCTGGACCATCAGGGTGCCGAAGTAGTTGACGTCGGTGACCACGTCGCCCGCCAGCTCGACGGTCATGCCCTTGTGGGCGCGGACCTGGGCGTAGTACTCGGAGAAACCTTCCCGCAGCGGGGAGGTGGCGGGGTCGATGATCTGTGCGCCCGAGATGTCGAGGCCGAGGTCGCCGGCCTTCTTCAGGATCACCTGCTCGTCGCCCAGCAGGGTCAGGTCGCAGACCCCGCGGCGCAGCACCACGTCCGCGGCGCGCAGTACGCGCTCCTCCGTGCCCTCGGGCAGGACGACACGGCGGCGGTCCGAGCGTGCCCGCTCCAGCAGCTCGTGCTCGAACATCATCGGGGTGACGCGCTCGGAGCGGGACACCGACAGCAGACCGCGCAGCTCGCCGGTGTCCACGTGCCGCTCGAACAGGCCGAGCGCGGTCTCCAGCTTGCGCGGGGTCGCGGAGTTCAACCGGCTCTGCAGCGAGAAGAGTTCGGCGGCGGTCGGGAAGCTGTTGCCGGCCACCGACACCACGGGCGTGCCCGGCGCCAGCTTGGAGGCCAGCGTCAGGATGTCCTTGCCGGGGCGCTCGTTCAGGGTGAGCAGCACACCGGCGATCGGCGGGGTGCCGGAGGTGTGCGCGGCCAGCGCGCCGATGACCAGGTCGGAGCGGTCGCCGGGGGTGACGACCAGGCAGCCGGGGGTCAGGGCGTTCAGGAAGTTCGGCAGCATGGCTCCGCCGAAGACGAAGTCCAGGGCATCGCGGGCCAGCCCGGCGTCGTCGCCGAGGAGCACCTCGCCGCCGAGCGCGCGGGTGATCTGGGCGACGGTCGGGGCGGAGAGCGACTTGTCGTCCGGCAGCACGTAGCAGGGCACGGGCAGCCGGGCGGCCAGTCGCTCGGCTATGACGTCGCGGTCCTCCGCGGCCACCCGGTTGACGACCATCGCGACGACGTGGCAGCCCAGGGTCTCGTAGGCGCGGTAGGCGTTGCGGGCCTCGGCGCGCACGGCCTCGGCGTGGTGCTTGGTGCCGCCCACGACGGGGACGACGACCGCGCCCAGCTCGTTGGCGAGGCGGGCGTTGAGCGCCAGCTCGTCGGGGAGGTTGGTCTCCGCGTAGTCGGTGCCGAGGACGAGCATGACCTCGTAGTCGCGGGCCACCCGGTGATAGCGGTCGACCAGCCGGGACACCAGTTCGTCGGTGCCCTTCTCGGCCAGGATCGCCGAGGCCTCCTGGTACGACATCCCGTAGGCCGTCGCGGCGTCCTGCTCGATCCGGTAGCGGGCCTTGAGGAGGTCGAAGAGCCGGTCCGGTGCGTCGTGCAGGAGCGGACGGTAGACGCCGACCCGCCCCGTCTGCCGGGTCAGCAGCTCCATGATCCCCAGCTCGACGACCTGCCGGCCGTCCCCCCGCTCGATACCGGTCACGTACACGCTGAGCGTCACGCCCGCTCTCCGTCCCATGCTGTGAGTGTCATTTTGGTCTGGCTCGACCCCTTGACAATACCTCTGTCAATGGATAGGGCGCTCTCCGGAAAAAGGCCTGGCCGGGGCGGCCGAAAGGCCTTCGGGGCGGAGCAGCCGAAAACGCGCGGCACCCCGGGCCCGTGGAACAATCGGACAGGCTTCACCATTACGCCCTTCATATGGACGGCAGGAGACACAGCACGATGCGTATCGGAGTTCTCACCGCAGGCGGCGACTGTCCGGGCCTCAACGCTGTCATCCGGTCGGTCGTACACCGCGCCCTCGTCGGTCACGGGGACGAGGTCATCGGCTTCGAGGACGGCTTCAAGGGCCTCCTCGACGGCAACTTCCGCCCCCTCGACATCAACGCCGTCAGTGGCATCCTCGCCCGCGGCGGCACGATCCTCGGTTCGGCGCGCATGGAGCGCGCCCGTCTTCACGAAGCCGCCGAGAACGCGCAGGAGCTGGCGACCCGCTACGGCATCGACGCCCTCATCCCGATCGGCGGAGAAGGCACCCTGACCGC is drawn from Streptomyces sp. NBC_01232 and contains these coding sequences:
- the pta gene encoding phosphate acetyltransferase, with protein sequence MTLSVYVTGIERGDGRQVVELGIMELLTRQTGRVGVYRPLLHDAPDRLFDLLKARYRIEQDAATAYGMSYQEASAILAEKGTDELVSRLVDRYHRVARDYEVMLVLGTDYAETNLPDELALNARLANELGAVVVPVVGGTKHHAEAVRAEARNAYRAYETLGCHVVAMVVNRVAAEDRDVIAERLAARLPVPCYVLPDDKSLSAPTVAQITRALGGEVLLGDDAGLARDALDFVFGGAMLPNFLNALTPGCLVVTPGDRSDLVIGALAAHTSGTPPIAGVLLTLNERPGKDILTLASKLAPGTPVVSVAGNSFPTAAELFSLQSRLNSATPRKLETALGLFERHVDTGELRGLLSVSRSERVTPMMFEHELLERARSDRRRVVLPEGTEERVLRAADVVLRRGVCDLTLLGDEQVILKKAGDLGLDISGAQIIDPATSPLREGFSEYYAQVRAHKGMTVELAGDVVTDVNYFGTLMVQRGLADGMVSGSVHSTAATIRPAFEIIKTDAAARSASDRGVAGDGRARPETSIVSSVFFMCLADRVLVYGDCAVNPDPNAEQLADIAVQSATTAAAFGVEPRIAMLSYSTGTSGSGADVDKVRKATELVREQRPDLAVEGPIQYDAAVEPSVAATKLPGSQVAGRATVLIFPDLNTGNNTYKAVQRSAGAVAVGPVLQGLRKPVNDLSRGALVQDIVTTVAITAIQAQGTPAPGPATTA